The sequence tgattggcccggtcgggcataattttttcccaacggaacGACTCCAGACCGATCTGCTGatcaaaaatgttgtgggcggggctaagttcgtctggcatccaggctagggaaAGCGGGGaaatgtcgtttttttttttacatttgctacattttctaggcgagctaaaatgatatatcagtaaaatttacacatttccaattaattcaggatgtgttCTAGCAATGGAattgatcagaatgtcttcaggacaaagggcagtgaaaatatgattgttttaaaaaaagtggtcttgtgtcccactttaccccggccactttaaaactaccataacaacacagttaaaatcctgacagctagattgacaaccactaatatcggactattaacagaatcatggggattggtcaattaagcacatttatgattattatgattcatgtgatctcttgcacaccctagctcaccggcacattgtttctctgtccaattgtcagggacagggatattgtttttctctgcgtattcaaatgccagttcacggcacttaactggagcaaggccatggaactggtcagctagttgtttcaagtgtttggcaagctcctcctccatctcatctgtgaatattctctttacctcagctactgtaccccaggctactgattttactttccctttgtcttttttctttatgaatcttttgagggttgtcttgtcaatatttctaccccttccagcttttcttaaggacttctttccttgcatgacctcagcggctgcactctccatctctgctaggggtgtttggccccaggttgtcttcctggtgtatagtttcttggcatgatggcttttctacaatgtttatgacataaaaaataaaacatatatattgtaatataacactaaaatatgtttaagactaaacttaacttgtgcttcatggtgggttaaagtgagacactgtctcactttaccccacagcatttgtcccactttacccaacagccaccgttttagaaaaaacatctcttatcaattcaggctaatcttcagctagcatcaatcacatggttttatatgttggaagttcaccaacatgtatgatataaatttttctgattcaatttgttttgacacaacagtagattaggttcaaagcaagaaaatttacttttacatgcaaaaaacaaatttttgttaaaaaacatactttccacagcaccagcaccaacttctccttcatggcaaggggggaatgggaggggcttgaaaacataaagttcaaatgaccacaaatgtgttccgttgcctagatacagggggtgtctcacattacccgatgtcccacattagccggggtaaagtgggacacaagaccacttttttttaaagaatcatattttcactgccctttgtcctgaagacattctgatcatttccattgctagaacacatcctgaattaattggaaatgtgtaaatttgactgatatacattttagctcgcctagaggggagcaaatgtaaaaaatgtcccacattaccccgctctccactatctggcatgtctaccgtcccaaaaactctggaaaaaaacaactcccgcgatttgttgtggttcctctatttcagaaacgatatgCTAGAGGGcatcgaatgggattacgaccgaaataaacgtcatagtcacaccatgcccctgtagggagtctcgctacatggccttggacgagccgGGACGATGAAGGATGATCTTTAGTCATCCTTCATAATAATCCTCAAACAGATTGCAAATAATCTGCTCCCAAATTACCTGTGTGGTCAAAGGTTCAACTCATGCAGATCTCATTTGTAAGAGGATGTAGCATTTTAGCATTAACCAAAGATATCCGGTTGAATTAattcatttgtttgtatttgcttGAGaccacacacaacctcacagcCTCGTCTTTACTTCATCCCTGTAATCCATACACCATCCCGATGGCAACACTTGAATTCAATATGAAACTTATCTTACAAAGGCAATTAAATTATAATGACCGATTTAACAGTTGTGAGTAGTTAAAGCCATTATTAATTACAAGCACATGATTTGAAGCATATGGTGCAAGTGTATGTAGATTGTGTCCATGTGATGTGGGTTTTTACAGAACATGCAGTAAGCCAAAGTCCCATTCCCTTTAAAACCCACCTTGTACCTTGGTGGAGtgcaattaaaatgttaaaatggggAATGTGTCAGATGGTAAGAGACAACGCTTCTTTGCTGAAGAAACAAGTTCACTTGTGTACAAAGTAAAAAGACACGCATGCTTCAAAATGGCAATGTGCCAACAATGCACTGACCTCAGATTTTTAGATCTGGGTGCTGACATAGTTGCAAGAGCATTTGCTATTTAAATTAAGGGGCCGCAGGATGAGAAGCTGACAACTGCATTAATGTGGAaccaacaaatacacaattgGTGCAACGAGTGTAAGACAAGGCCCTAAAGTAAAAGGTCATCTTTGACTGATATACTGCGATTCTTATGTAATAGAAAACGTTACAGTTAAATGTGTCAACATTTTTAGCCACTATGCAATAAGGAGAAGTTATCTAATAAGACATACCACAAAACTGCAAGGTCCATCCATAGatcaacccccccctccccccccccccattgaaaGTATCAAGACATTAACTTTTCCTAAACCTAACAAAATCATTTTGTCATTaaacctgtgtgttttattaccatgacaacatgtgtgtttgtgcgtgtgcgtgtgtgtgtgtgtgtgtatacatatgtatataccATTTGTCATATACACAGCTTAGAGGCTTTGCTTGCTCATAATTATCGCTCACCTCAGTGTGTAGCCATCACAGGGGTAAGTGCACCTCAGATACTGTTTGCATACTAATCTGTGAGCTGCATGGAAATCAAGACTTTGGGTTTGCCATTACAAGCCACACATTGCTTATTAAAAGCAGAGGCTGAATCCCTTTAGAGATCACAGCAGATTGATGAACAACCAtgaaacattttctcttttgtctgtgtctgctgGGCTCTCTTCTACGCGCCTCCTCGACTCAGTGCACTGTCCCAGCCTCGGAGTTTCAGCTGGAAGGAGACTATCTGATAGGTGGACTTTTTGATATTCATCATGTCATCGACTCTGTACATCAAGTCAGACCAGAGGCCATCAACTGCTCCAGGtgagttttattttacatttgcatTGATATTTAATGAAGCTGAAAGCATAAGATCAGGTCTTAGTGTAATGGATTATACTTGAATGTAAAAGCCAGTTAGTAAAGCTCCATAAGACATTTTCCTTCACACCCACTCCAGTTATTTGTAGATGATCAAGTTGACGGTGTAACATCTGATCTCGATCATTGTACCATGAAATATGTAATTTCTCTTCATGTAAACGTATCAGTGTTGACGTCTGAAGACTTAATGTTGATTTAAAGTCGGTCCTGCTCTCCTGTTGTCCTTCCTCTGTCCACAGTCAACCCTTCATTGTGTCCAGTTATCGGAGGTTTCAGATGATGAGATTCGCTGTGGAGCAAATCAATAACTCCACCAACCTGCTGCCTAATGTGTGTCTTGGTTATGAGATTTTTGACCACTGCTCGGAATTTCAGAATTTCCCAGGAATTTTCCAACTCATCTCATTCAATGGCTCAATTGAAGTCTTGGATGAAAAACATAAGACTATGTTCAAAATGACTAAGATGATAGGAGTGGTCGGCCCCTTCTCAAGCACTGAGACACGGACTGTCGCCCAACTGTTCATGACTGATCTCATCCCTATGGTAAATCTGtcctctttttaaatatttttccctCATACAATGTCAATTAATTTACATTTCGACTTAGTCATGACATTGTGAATTTATTTGTTCTTTACTGCCAATGAAAATATTGCCAATTTCTCTATTACTCTTCTTATAGGTCAGCTATGGAGCTTCCAGCTCTGCGTTTTCAGAGAAAGCGAAATATCCCTCTTTCCTGCGAACAGTGCATTCCAATGAAGAAATCATAGAAGTGATTGTCAGCATCCTACTGCACTTCAAATGGAAGTGGGTTGCTTTCCTCAATAGTGGTAACGACTTTGGCGTTGATGGCCTGACGTCGTTCATAAAGAGGATTAAAGACACTGAGATCTGCTTGCCGTTCACCAAAACGCTCACTGACGACACTAATCACTCCCAAATGTTCAGACAGATAGACGTACAGAGGATAGACATCATTGTTGTATATGCTTCTAAGTTGACCGCTGAAGATCTCATTAGGTCAGCAATACGACTGAATGTCACCAACAAGGTGTGGATAGCAGGGGACACCTGGTCCTTAAACAAGATGCTTCCCAAGGAGAGAGGAATCCAGAATATTGGAACTGTGCTTGGCGTGTCTCAGTCAGTAGAGACGATACCTGGTTTCAGTGATTTTATCCTTTCTTCCAAAAGCAGGATTCAATGTGGTAATGCAAAACAACCGACGTTGTGTAATCAGGTTTGCAACTGTGACAGCCTGACTGCAGAGGAACTCATTTCTATGGACCCATCCTTCTCTTTTGCTGTGTATTCTGCTGTGCATGCTCTTGCCAACGCCCTACACAATGCCTTACAATGTGAAGCTGGTCAATGTAATGACAATATTACACTGTCCAATTACATGGTGAGTATGAAAATGATTAGAGGgtttatatttgatttttatGACGATAGCACCTGTAGATAAGTTGACCAAGATCCAAAATACTTGTCTCACGTGTGTTTTATTAGATACACATCATATACAATCCACTTTACAACCAACAGAAGTAGTAACGCTCCTCTGAACTTTGTGTGTCCACATCAGGTTCTTGCACAGTTGAAGAAGTCAAACTTTATGCTTATGAATCAAACTATTCGGTTTGATCAAAATGGAAACCCCAGGTTTGGATCCTATTCTATAGTTTTCTGGAACCAGAGTGGTGACGCCCAGAAGATCGGCTTTTACGATGTTCACCCATCAGTCCATCATTTTATTAACAGTACCAAAGTAAAGTGGTACTCAGGTGGAGAAGTAAGTCATTTTTTCCCACAGTACAGTATGTTGTTTGAGAAAATTGTGCATACATTAAACGGCAGTGGAAAGAGCAGACAAACTGTTATCACAAACAGATTGTGGTACAACACGCCACATATGAGGGAAATCGTGTCTAAAAAGGATTGTTCCCACTTTACAAAACATGTCAAGATATTTAAAAGCTGCATATGAAGACTGTTGTGAGTTCAAATTTCATCCTTAACGGTATTTACTTATCTTAAATTACTTTCTGCTGAACAATTCAGGTGCCAACTTCACAGTGTAGCCCACCATGTGAAGTGGGATATGCAAAACAGCAAGATGGAATCCACAAATGCTGCTTCACATGTCAACTCTGTCGGAATGGAACTTATGTCAACAGCACAGGTAAATTATTATAAAGGAAAATAAGGAACATTTCTAGAAAAACACTACCgcccttttattttgataagatGAGTCCTGTCATTTGGAAAGCTGTTTAACATTCAGACACCTACAAGCTTCCATTTTCACTCTGACCCCTGAACATGGCCGATGAATCCAGAGATTTTTGGGTGAAATGATTTGGTTTGGGTTTTAAGAATATACTGGTGTCTTCAGCTACACCTTGAACCCATTCCATTCAATGCAATGTACTCTTCTTAAGTTTTCaaccatatttatatatatcaaattaaaacaaatttaaattaacaaaatatCGTCACGACAGAACATCTACCTGTTAATTCCATAAacgtctgtctgtatgtggaacgcaaatctcctgagcCGTTACTTTCAGCAGCTTTATACTTAGCATGTGTATTATTTGTGGCCCAGGAAAGTGCAGTTACAATTCTGGTGGGATTAATACATatgatatgttcaatattaataacatttaaataaacaggtgaccagcgCTCGTTAGCAATCAGTGGGGGCGGACAATATCGCCGCCAGATCAATTTGATAATAAACTAAATTCAGCATTTCGGACTAACAGACATTCACAGGTGCTGATTTCCTATATGGCAAAAACAATCATAGCACAACTTCCTCTTTGGCaagtcttcaaagtaaaatcacACGTTTTTTTGTAGTATTGCTTGGTACTGAGCAGAATTACAGAGCTGTGACCTTGGGTGTGAAGATTGAGTTGACCTTTTAAATAGCCGACattcatgaaaaaaacaacaccagtTAAGTAAATCagcaaatttatatatatatgtagcccTTTTGTCAATTCCCTGTTAAGACTCGGCTTTTACCTGAGTTCAATTTATACCACCTGAATAATACCTACTAATAGAAATGAGTGGAGTCAATAACACATTGTCAATTATTTACATAGAATTTATTTAACCAAGGAAATAGTGtagttgaaataaaaatgagtcGCTACCAGAAAATAGATTTAGTTATATTTTAGGCTTTTTGAACTATATTTAGGCCCTGTATAACCAACAGCatctcacatttaaaactgactTATCACTATGGTAACTAATAATAAACCACCCAGAATAATAACTGTCACAGAAAATCTTCCTAGTATGACATAACTTTGTGTTCACATGGAATAACAatcatctgttacaaacaagaACATCATACtggtaaaagaaaatacaaaagccgGCattggaaaacaacaaacaaaccggtcagttcaaccccccccccgttgCAGGCCTGTTAACTGGACTCTTTTGCGACCAATGAGGGCTACTCACGACCACCACGATAACACTGCATTCAGTAGGTCCGCTAGCATCCACACATAGCTAACTGGTCGTCCAACGAGGCTGAATGGAACCCCTAGCAATCCTGGTAGCTAGCTGCGCTATTCCGTTGCGTAGCTCCCTCGTAGGCTGCCTCCAATGATCGTCCGGGTTGCTCGGTTGCTATCTGAGCAGCACGTTAGCTTGCCTGACGACGGCGACACACCTCCGCTAAATCCGCTAGCACTGTCTCCGTCCACAATGCTGAGCCAGCTAGATATCTCCAAAAACGGGAAAACTTAAAATACTTCGCTGGCTGAATAAACACCACAGACCCTTAGGTTCAACCCTTAAAATGGTTTCACCTTCTTAATACTGCTGTAGTATATTCTTATCaatttccctctctttcttactGTAATTCAACTCCGTcagtctcttttcttttctctccctctactCTGTCTCGAGCGCTCTCCTGTCGTATTTTTAGATCCCGCCTCTCAACCAATAGGGAGGCACTATTTGTGAGTGATGGACACTACCACCAACTACTGATCTTTTCACATAACGAGCATGTTAGAGTGACTACACACTacctattttattattttaatttagaaCTGAAACTTTGTACAGATATGATGTCCAACTATATCCTATAGCTTTATCAAGTTATTTAATTAGCATATATACACTTTAGGTACAACATCATTCATATTATGGCACTACTATAGCCTTAGGTTATACCTGGGCTTCATATATAAAGCACATTACTGAACAGTTATAAAgctaattcagtttcatttgatgaaaaacatggaTTAAAGCTCTTCATCGCAGATAACCCAGGTAGGATGATCACAGGGTTTTCTAATGTCACTCTGCATTATAGTCTGTTTATAAAAAACTCTGAACACAAcatccaacacacaaacaataaaaatgaatacatattattttcattaacatTCCAAACAGAtgggtttagaacaggcactggaGTGGTGGATTATGAAAGCTGAAGAGAGTAAAACTGCTTCCTCTATTGTCTGATTATCTTTCCAAAACTGTATTAACAaatcatccctctctcttgttTAACAGAGGATCCCTACAAGTGCATAGACTGTAAGGAGACAGAGTGGTCTGCAGAAGGAAGCACCTCATGCACCCTGCGGCTGGTGGAGTACATCCCATTCACAGACAGTGGGGCTATACTGATCATGTTCGGGGCCTCGGCCTTGGTGGGCATCTCACTCACCATGTCTGGTCTCTTTGCCGTGAACTACAACACCCCTGTTGTCAGATCTGCTGGGGGACCCATGTGCTTCCTAATCTTAGGCTGCCTCAGTCTGTGTAGTCTCagtattttcttttactttggcAAACCAACTGTTTCTTATTGTATCTTGAGGTTCTTACCGTTCTTCTTGTTCTATACTGTTTGTATGGCATGCTTTGTTGTGCGCTCGTTTCAAATTGTTTGCGTTTTCAAAATGGCTGCCAAGTTTCCCAAGCTGCACAGCTGGTGGATGAAGTATCATGGACAGTGGCTGGTCATCACTGTGGCATTTGTCACTCAGGTACTCTTTATAATCATTGGCTATTCTACCGCTCCCCCCAGGCCCTACAATGAAACTGTATGGTACCCAGATAAAATCATACTTAGTTGTGACCTCAGTCTGGaatcctgctctgctcctgtatCTTTACTTCTATGTCTGTGCtttctttgctttattttttcctACATGGGGAAAGACCTCCCCAAAAATTACAACGAGGCCAAAGCGATAAcgttctgtctgctgctgctgatcctcACCTGGATCATCTTTGTCACTGGATACCTGCTTTACCGGGGAAGATACATCCAAACGCTTAACGCTGTGGCAGTGCTCTCCAGTCTCTACTCCTTTCTGTTGTGGTACTTCCTGCCAAAATGTTACATCATCATTTTCCAAcccaagaaaaacacacagcagtacTTCCAAGGTCTCATTCAGAACTATACCAAAACTATGAGCCAGTAGCAGCTTACTGTAATATCTGATGGATCAGATGTGCTTCAGGTCTTCTAAATATTTTAACATCTGAAGTCCTTAAAAATTGTATGTACTCCAATTTGACATATAACTCATACAACTGATTCTTGCAATAATCATTAGAACTTCCAGCGCAGTATCAGCTGCTGACATATTCAACCATCTATGCATTTTCTGCAGTTTCACacctcttgtttcctctgtgttctcacctacaaggaattctacaaaacacaaactttaaaatatcattATGTTCTATGACATGTAGCTGACTCAATTGAGATTTATTATACAGGTTTGCATTTACAACAGTAATagaaaaatgtatgtaaaaaaaataataaatggaaagttttttcttttcagattaACGTTTTTGTGGTTATTAGGGGAGAgcgtagcctgacgttgtcagactcacaattctagtcagaatgtgagtctgagaccgctccattgggctgtgattatggggcgtgtttcaactgaccaggaagtaaaattcttcttcgctcaattggatagacctacaaccaatcagagcaacgtagtatgtgacgtatgctaagcaacgcattgtgagttatttactaacgccgggttcacaccggacgcttcagcgcagcgccaagccttaaataacagctggatcctatccactcccatgttaaaactttgtgccggtcacaccggaggctgaagcaccgcgaggcagccttggcgcagcgcggtgcttcagcctccggtgtgactggcacaaagccgtgcagcgatctactggatcaacgggtgatattattagcgctgcccggcggttcagcgtcacTTCAGTGTCctttgtgaacagccaagcttcggggcgatagggattagcgcggtgctttggcgtcgcctccacgttctgtgttcctctttcaaaatgaatgcgctgtcgatgtcttctaaaacagactcaatggcagcatctacacatctcagctcgccagcggcaggcatgttcaggggtggactgggacaaaaattcagccctggcattgtctgtccagaccagcccactacattatcagcggacaccacatagaagtccacaaatctcgcggtgtcttctctcatgcatactactgttaccacctagctcaaagatggcaacaagaagggag comes from Pleuronectes platessa chromosome 6, fPlePla1.1, whole genome shotgun sequence and encodes:
- the LOC128442035 gene encoding taste receptor type 1 member 1-like, with the protein product MKHFLFCLCLLGSLLRASSTQCTVPASEFQLEGDYLIGGLFDIHHVIDSVHQVRPEAINCSSQPFIVSSYRRFQMMRFAVEQINNSTNLLPNVCLGYEIFDHCSEFQNFPGIFQLISFNGSIEVLDEKHKTMFKMTKMIGVVGPFSSTETRTVAQLFMTDLIPMVSYGASSSAFSEKAKYPSFLRTVHSNEEIIEVIVSILLHFKWKWVAFLNSGNDFGVDGLTSFIKRIKDTEICLPFTKTLTDDTNHSQMFRQIDVQRIDIIVVYASKLTAEDLIRSAIRLNVTNKVWIAGDTWSLNKMLPKERGIQNIGTVLGVSQSVETIPGFSDFILSSKSRIQCGNAKQPTLCNQVCNCDSLTAEELISMDPSFSFAVYSAVHALANALHNALQCEAGQCNDNITLSNYMVLAQLKKSNFMLMNQTIRFDQNGNPRFGSYSIVFWNQSGDAQKIGFYDVHPSVHHFINSTKVKWYSGGEVPTSQCSPPCEVGYAKQQDGIHKCCFTCQLCRNGTYVNSTEDPYKCIDCKETEWSAEGSTSCTLRLVEYIPFTDSGAILIMFGASALVGISLTMSGLFAVNYNTPVVRSAGGPMCFLILGCLSLCSLSIFFYFGKPTVSYCILRFLPFFLFYTVCMACFVVRSFQIVCVFKMAAKFPKLHSWWMKYHGQWLVITVAFVTQVLFIIIGYSTAPPRPYNETVWYPDKIILSCDLSLESCSAPVSLLLCLCFLCFIFSYMGKDLPKNYNEAKAITFCLLLLILTWIIFVTGYLLYRGRYIQTLNAVAVLSSLYSFLLWYFLPKCYIIIFQPKKNTQQYFQGLIQNYTKTMSQ